The nucleotide sequence CTGCTTGACTGACAAAAGAATTAAGCTGGAATGTGCTTGAGGACAGTAAATTCACGGTTTAGTGATTGATTGTATTGACGTTTGGAAGCCATTGCCGGTTCAGGATCGGATGCACTCGATAGAAATCGCAAAATTGGGATTTTGGTTTGTTGGGTGATGGCACGTCGAATCCAATTCCACCCAATTTTGAGGTAACTCATGCCGCGTTTCCAGTGTGGGTCAACCAGTTGTCGTTGACCTTGAGCCACGACTTGGGTGGCTTGCAGCACCAGAAACAGCATGGTTAAAGCCACAACCCAGAGCAATTGGCTGAGGGCAAATTTATCGCGCAATCGACAGGCTTCGAGCTGAAAGCCATTCGACTTGAGGTCAAGAAAACTCTCCTCAACTTGAAACCGTAAGCGGTATTGGGCAAAGGTCTGTAGCGTTGTTGGCTCATCGCTGACAATCATCCAATCTTCACCACTTTCCTGGTCCAGGGCAAAGGCCAAATAGACCGGTCCAGAGGTGTTTTTCTGACCCAAGTGGACTGGGCCTGTGAAGTAGGCTTCACCGGGCTGAAGTCGAATTTTCGCCACTTTTCGCCACCGCTGTTCACCTGGGACTTGATACTGAAAGCGACGCTTAATCCGAATCCGAAAGTGCCACTTCAAAGTTTGACGTAAATATTTCAGTAACTTGCCATCGGCAAATCCTCGGTCGCCCAGCAACACGACCGACGTATTGGCCGGAAGGACTCGAGCCACTGCACGGAGTACCCGCTGGATATACCATAACCGGACTGTACTGCTCTTATGGCGGACCACCCGAAAGCAAATCGGGATGGTCCGACCGCGATACACGACACCCACCCAAATCACACAGAAACAGTTCCATAACATCGTCGTATCCAAGCTCAGGTAGAGACGTGAGCGACCCCATTCCGACAAGGCTTGTCCGATTAATGCCTGGTGCGCAATCGCCACATCAATCCGGCGATTCCCCAGCCACCGCCGAAACCGACGTTGATGCGATTGGGCCTTGCGGGCCCGACTAGTGACATACACCCCAAACCCACTCGGATGAACTTTCTCGCTCTGAATCATCCCAATCATCATCCAACACAACGTCTGCAAATGACGCACGTCACGCCAGACAATTTCACATTGACGTAGATAGTCGTGCAGCGCATCATACAGGTGGGTTGTTGGAGTCATTTTTGAGGTCGGGCTTTTTGTGTGGTAACTCTTAGCCTATACCAGACTCCAATGCCCGCCTACATTGCAGCTCGTCAAGAAGTACTTTTGTCAATCAAGCAGGTTATGAGACTTTAATGAGGAGGGCAATTAAATAAGTTATGCGCCTGTAGGACGATGCAATACACCGGCTAAAATCAAACCGGTGAAGCTAGTTAACAGAATCCGCTGACATATTGATAGTCCAAACCAATTCCCTAACAGTGATGATGTAAACGTCAAGCTGAATCTTGGTATCGGGCAAGTGAGCAAGACCGGAACAATTAATTCAGTAGTCATCTATGGCGCTTTACTGATCGTTGGTAGATTTTCTCAATTCATGATGATGGAGAGGTTGCTGGACTAGGAGAGACTGCTGGTTCGACTGGTGGTGAAGCATCCG is from Romeriopsis navalis LEGE 11480 and encodes:
- a CDS encoding transposase is translated as MTPTTHLYDALHDYLRQCEIVWRDVRHLQTLCWMMIGMIQSEKVHPSGFGVYVTSRARKAQSHQRRFRRWLGNRRIDVAIAHQALIGQALSEWGRSRLYLSLDTTMLWNCFCVIWVGVVYRGRTIPICFRVVRHKSSTVRLWYIQRVLRAVARVLPANTSVVLLGDRGFADGKLLKYLRQTLKWHFRIRIKRRFQYQVPGEQRWRKVAKIRLQPGEAYFTGPVHLGQKNTSGPVYLAFALDQESGEDWMIVSDEPTTLQTFAQYRLRFQVEESFLDLKSNGFQLEACRLRDKFALSQLLWVVALTMLFLVLQATQVVAQGQRQLVDPHWKRGMSYLKIGWNWIRRAITQQTKIPILRFLSSASDPEPAMASKRQYNQSLNREFTVLKHIPA